In Streptomyces thermolilacinus SPC6, a single genomic region encodes these proteins:
- a CDS encoding dipeptidase: MSDTPDSAVQTVRKYIEQHRAAFLDDLAEWLRIPSVSAQPEHAPDVRRSAEWLAAQLARTGFPVTEVWETDGAPAVYAEWPSADPDAPTVLVYGHHDVQPAAREDGWHTDPFEPVIRDNRLYARGAADDKGQVFFHTLGVRAHLDLTGRTTPAVTLKLLVEGEEESGSAHFRALVEERRDRLAADAVIVSDTGMWSETTPTVCTGMRGLADCEIELYGPDQDIHSGSFGGAVPNPATVAARLVAALHDEDERVTVPGFYDGVAELTDAERALIAELPFDEAAWLATARSHGTLGEAGHSTLERVWARPTAEVNGIGGGYQGPGGKTIIPSTAQLKLSFRLVAGQDPDRIEQSVRDWVAARVPSGIRHKITFGAATRPCLTPLGHPALQAVARSMSLAFDGAKIRYTREGGSGPAADLQDVLAAPVLFLGISVPSDGWHAPNEKVELDLLLKGVEATAHLWGELAAALRRTRR; the protein is encoded by the coding sequence ATGAGCGACACCCCGGACAGCGCCGTCCAGACCGTACGGAAGTACATAGAGCAGCACCGCGCCGCCTTCCTCGACGACCTCGCCGAGTGGCTGCGCATCCCCTCCGTCTCCGCCCAGCCCGAGCACGCCCCGGATGTCCGGCGCAGCGCCGAGTGGCTCGCCGCCCAGCTCGCCCGGACCGGCTTCCCCGTCACGGAGGTCTGGGAGACGGACGGCGCCCCCGCCGTGTACGCGGAGTGGCCCTCCGCCGACCCGGACGCCCCCACCGTCCTCGTCTACGGCCATCACGACGTGCAGCCCGCCGCCCGCGAGGACGGCTGGCACACCGACCCGTTCGAGCCGGTCATCCGCGACAACCGGCTCTACGCGCGCGGGGCGGCCGACGACAAGGGCCAGGTGTTCTTCCACACCCTCGGCGTCCGCGCCCACCTCGACCTCACCGGCCGCACCACCCCGGCCGTCACGCTGAAGCTGCTCGTGGAGGGCGAGGAGGAGTCGGGGTCCGCCCACTTCCGCGCCCTGGTCGAGGAGCGCCGCGACCGCCTCGCCGCCGACGCCGTGATCGTCTCCGACACCGGCATGTGGTCCGAGACGACCCCCACGGTCTGCACCGGCATGCGCGGCCTCGCCGACTGCGAGATCGAGCTGTACGGCCCCGACCAGGACATCCACTCCGGCTCCTTCGGCGGAGCCGTCCCCAACCCGGCCACGGTCGCCGCCCGCCTCGTCGCCGCCCTGCACGACGAGGACGAACGCGTCACCGTCCCCGGCTTCTACGACGGCGTCGCCGAGCTCACCGACGCCGAGCGGGCCCTCATCGCGGAGCTGCCGTTCGACGAGGCCGCGTGGCTCGCCACCGCCCGCTCGCACGGCACGCTCGGCGAGGCCGGCCACTCCACCCTGGAGCGCGTCTGGGCCCGCCCCACCGCCGAGGTCAACGGCATCGGCGGCGGCTACCAGGGCCCCGGCGGCAAGACGATCATTCCGTCAACCGCGCAGCTGAAGCTGTCGTTCCGCCTCGTCGCGGGCCAGGACCCGGACCGGATCGAGCAGTCCGTACGGGACTGGGTCGCCGCCCGCGTCCCCTCCGGCATCCGTCACAAGATCACCTTCGGGGCGGCCACCCGGCCCTGCCTCACGCCGCTCGGCCACCCGGCGCTCCAGGCCGTCGCCCGCTCCATGAGCCTCGCCTTCGACGGCGCGAAGATCCGCTACACGCGCGAAGGCGGCTCGGGCCCCGCCGCCGACCTCCAGGACGTGCTGGCCGCGCCCGTGCTGTTCCTCGGCATCTCCGTACCGTCCGACGGCTGGCACGCGCCGAACGAGAAGGTCGAGCTGGACCTGCTGCTGAAGGGCGTGGAGGCCACCGCCCACCTGTGGGGCGAGCTTGCCGCCGCGCTCCGCCGAACACGACGCTGA